GAGGTTCATTCCCCGAGTCTATTCACGACGCGGCCTGCGAAAGGCCGATCGGTCCCAAGGCAACGCGTTGATCCCTGGCAGACTACTAACAGACGGTTGACACTGAGCTTTCAGGAATCACACAATCTTTCCATAGGTAACTTCAAGTAAGGGACAGCAGCACCTGATGACATCGCCAACTCCCAGCGACACCAAACCGGAGGCCCGCGTCCTCGTGGTCGACGACGAGGCCAACATCGTCGAGTTGCTCTCGGTGAGTTTGAAGTTCCAGGGCTTCGAGGTCTACACGGCAACCAACGGCGCCCAGGCGTTGGACCGGGCGCGCGAAGCCCGTCCCGACGCCGTCATCCTCGACGTGATGATGCCCGGCATGGACGGATTCGGGGTACTGCGCCGGTTGCGCGCCGACGGCATCGACGCCCCCGCGCTGTTTTTGACGGCGCGGGATTCGTTGCAGGACAAGATCGCCGGCCTGACGCTGGGCGGCGACGACTATGTGACGAAGCCCTTCAGCCTCGAAGAGGTCGTCGCCCGGCTGCGGGTCATCCTGCGGCGCGCCGGCAAGGGCGGCGCCGAACCACGCAGCGCCCGACTGACTTTCGCCGATATCGAACTCGACGAAGAAACGCACGAGGTGTGGAAGGCCGGCCAGCCCGTGTCGCTGTCGCCCACCGAATTCACACTGCTGCGTTACTTTGTGATCAACGCCGGCACGGTGCTGAGCAAACCCAAGATCCTCGACCACGTATGGCGCTACGACTTCGGAGGCGACGTGAACGTCGTCGAGTCCTACGTCTCGTATCTGCGGCGCAAGATCGACACCGGCGAGAAGCGGCTGCTGCACACGCTGCGCGGCGTGGGTTATGTATTGCGGGAACCGCGCTGAGCGCGTGCCCGATCAACCGCGGTAGCGAAGAATTGGAAAGATGGTCACTCAGCCTCGACGCGGACTGCCGCTCCGAATAGGTCTTGTCGCCGCCACCCTGGTGCTGGTCGCCTGCGGCCTCGCCGTGTCCGGTGTCGCGGTGACGTCGATCCTGCGGCACAGTCAGCTCAGCCGCATCGATCAGACGCTGCTCGACGCATCCCACAGCTGGGCGCAGGCACCGCGTCGTCAGTCACCGCCGCCGTACGAGGGCCCCGATCCGGGCCGGCCACCGTCGAAGTTTTACGTGCGCGGCGTCGGCACCGACGGAACCCCCTTCACCGCCATCAACGACCGCAACGCCGAGCCGGCCCTGCCGGCCAACAACGACGTGGGCCCCAATCCGACGACGCTGCCCTCGGTGAACGGTTCGAACATTCATTGGCGGGCCGTCTCGGTGCACGGGCCACACGGCTTGACCACCGTCGCGATCGACCTGTCCGACCTCCAGCACACCGTCGGGTCACTGGTCTGGCTGCAGATCGGCATCGGGGTCGCGGTGCTGGTCCTGGTGGGAATCGCCAGCTTCGCGGTCGTCCAGCGCAGCCTGCGGCCGCTGGCCGAAGTCGAACGAACGGCCGCGGCCATCGCGTCCGGTCAGCTGGATCGCCGTGTCCCAGAACGTGATCCGCGCACCGAGGTGGGCCGGCTCTCGCTCGCGCTCAACGGCATGCTCGCGCAGATTCAGCAAGCGCTGGCGTCCTCGGAGTCCTCGGCCGAGAAGGCCCGCGGCTCCGAGGACCGGATGCGCCGCTTCATCACCGACGCCAGCCACGAGCTGCGCACCCCGCTGACCACCATCCGCGGTTTCGCGGAACTGTATCGCCAGGGCGCCGCCCGCGACGTCGCCATGTTGTTGTCGCGGATCGAGAGCGAGGCCTCCCGGATGGGCCTGCTGGTCGACGACCTGCTGTTGCTGGCCCGCCTCGACGTGCAACGACCACTCGAGCACAACCGGGTGGACTTACTGGCGCTGGCCAGCGACGCCGTGCACGACGCGCAGGCGATCGATCCGCGGCGGACCATCACCATGAAGGTCCTCGACGGCCCCGGCACGCCGGAGGTGCTCGGTGATGAAGCGCGCATCCGACAGGTGCTGAGCAACCTGATCGCCAACGCGTTGCAGCACACCCCGGAAAGCGCCGACGTGACGGTGCGGGTCGGCACCGACGGCGACGACGCGGTCCTCGAAGTGGCGGACAAGGGCCCTGGCATGAGTGAGCAGGACGCGTCGCGGGTGTTCGAGCGGTTCTATCGCACCGACTCGTCGCGGGCGCGCGCCAGCGGCGGTACCGGTCTGGGTCTATCCATCGTCGAGTCGCTGGTGCGGGCGCACGGCGGCGTCGTCAGCGTGACCACCGCGCCGGGTGAGGGCTGCTGTTTTCGGGTGACATTGCCGCGCATCAGCGATGTCCACGCGCAGCACGCGGTTCACGCCAATTGAGCCAGGGCCGCCTTGATCTTGGCCTGGGCCTCATCCAGCGATTCTTGTGAGGGGTTGCGGTCCACGTTGGCGAAGCCGAAGTCGCTGAGGCTGCGGGTGGGGAAGACGTGCACATGCAGGTGTGGCACCTCTAATCCGGCGATGATCAGGCCGGAGCGCTCGGTTCTGAAGGCCTTGCACACGGCCTTGCCGATCAACTGACTCACGGCCATGACCCGGGCGAAGGCCGGGCCGCCGACGTCCTGCCAGTTGTCGATCTCTTCGCGCGGGACGACGAGGGTGTGTCCCTGGGTCATCGGCTCGATCGTGAGAAACGCGACGACGTAGTCGTCCTCATAGACAAAGCGGCCGGGCAGTTCGCGGTTGATGATCTTGGTGAAGATCGACGCCATGGGCAATCACTCCTCCTTGCCGAACTGCATCATTTCGAGGTTCCAGTAGCCACGCATGTTGGTGATCAGCCCGGCGCCGTTGACCTTGTAGGTGAACACCCCGCGCACCGAGCTGGTCAGGCCGCCCTCGAACTTGCTGTTGAGCACCAGGATGTGGGCGACCTCGTCGGGCGAACTCGACGGGAAGGTCTCCTCGCAGATGATGGAGAGCTGATTGGCCGCGATGTTGGTGTCGAAGAACGCGCCGACGGCCTCCTTGCCGCGGACGCCGGTGCCGTCGGGATTGGTGACGGACTTACCGATCGGGTCCTCGATGACCACGTCGTCGGACATCAGCGCCAGCCAGCCCGCCCGGTCGTGCGCCTGCACGCACCGCCACGAGGACTGCGACGCGGCCAGGGCCGGCGATGCCTGGGATTCTTGAGCTTGCGCGGCTTCGATCATTTCTTCTCCTGTCACTAGATTGCCCACCCGGTGCCTCGGGACGAGTCAACCCGATGGTCGTCTGTGCGCTGATTGCATTGTGGCGCAAGGAAAGACGGTAGTTCGTCCCCGCGGACATGAGCGCGCGGTCGCGCACCGTCATGGCGCCGGTTGGTCCCGGCGCCATGAGGTGGCAGAAAGCCGGTCACTTAAAGACGCGGCTGATGACGGGTGATTTAGCGGTCGGCGTCGGTGTAGCGGATGACGCCGCGAATGTTCTTGCCGTCCAGCATGTCCTGGTAGCCGTCGTTGATCTGCTCCAGCTTGTACTGGCGGGTGATCATGTCGTCCAGGTTCAGCTTGCCGGCCTTGTACATCGACAGCAGCTGCGGGATGTCGTACTGCGGGTTACCGCCACCGAAGATGGTGCCCTGCAGGTTCTTCTGCATCAGGGTCAGCATCGCCAGGTTGATGTTGACGTTGGTGTCCAGCAGGCTGCCGATGGCGGTCAGCACGCAGGTCCCGCCCTTTTGGGTGATGTTGAGGTAGTTGTCGACGTCGGCGCCCTGCAGCTCACCGACGGTGACGACGACCTTGTGGGCCATCAGGCCGTAGGTGACCTCGGCCATGCCCGCCATCGCGGCGAAGATGTCGGGGTAGACGTGGGTGGCGCCGAACTTGAGCGCCTGGTCGCGCTTCCACTCCACCGGGTCGATCGCGAAGATGTAGCGGGCGCCGGCGTTCACCGCGCCCTGCAGCGCCGCCATGCCGACCCCACCGACGCCGACGATGGCGACGTCTTGGCCCGGCCGGATGTCGGCGGTGCGGACCGAGGAACCGTATCCGGTGGTGACACCGCAGCCCACCAGCGCGGCGACCTCGAACGGCACCGACTCGTCGATCTTCACCACCGAGCTGCGGTGCACGACCATGTAGGGGGAGAACGTTCCCAACAGCGTCATGGGGAAGACGTTCTGACCCTTCGCCTGGATCCGGAAGGTCCCGTCGGACACCGCGGCGCCACCCAACAGCCCGGCGCCCAGGTCGCACAGGTTGCGCATGCCCGCCTGACAGGTCGGACACTGCCCGCAGGACGGGATGAACGACAGCACCACGTGGTCACCCGGGGCGATGTCTTCCACGCCGGGGCCGACCTCGGTGACGATGCCGGCGCCCTCGTGACCGCCCAGCACCGGGAAACCGGCCATCGGGATGCCCCCGGTGACCAGGTGATGGTCGGAGTGGCACATGCCCGCGGCTTCCATCTGGATCTTGACCTCATGCGCTTGCGGGTCGCCGATCTCGATTTCCTCGATGGACCAGGGCTGATTGAACTCCCAGATCAGTGCGCCTTTTGTCTTCACGATGGTCCTGACCCCATTTCGCCTTTGGAATTGATCAGCGCTGACCGGCCCCTTACTGCCGGCCAGCTAGGTGACGGATGCCACAGGCACCCTCGTCGCGTCAGCATAGCGCGTGCAACAAATCAAATGCTTGGTTGGCTCCTATCACCAGATCGGGACGGGTGCCTCGCCCAGCGGGTAGTACCCGGGCAGCTTCTCGCCGGCGATGCTGCGCTCGATGCGCCTCTGCATGCCCTCGCTCAGGTCGCTGGATTCGATGAGCTTGCCGAACATGTACGCGACGTGACCAAAGTCGAAGAAATCCCGCTGCCACTCGATGAGGTTGTCGGCGTTGAGCCGGAACCAGCTGCCGCCGATGCCGTAGATCTCGTCCTGGGTGCCGTCGGTCTTGTTCACGATCTGCTTCCAGAAGCCGACGATCTCGCCCTGCTTCTCGTCGATGAGCACCTTCTGGTACTCATACACCCAGTTCTCCAGGCCTTCCATCTCCAAACCCAAAGCGACGTCGCGGATCTCGTCGACGCCGACGCACATCACGTCTTCCTTGGGGCCGATGTTCCACCCGTAGGTGGCGTCTTTGGTGTAAAAGTCCGCCAAAGGCCGCCAGTCACCGGCCTTTTCGCAGTCTTTGTTGGCCTGCAGCCAGCGGTCGACCCATGCCTCGAGTTCTTCGCGTGACGCTTGTGCAGTCATAAGTCAGTCTCCTGGATCTTCTTTGATGAACAGTGCTTGCGTTGGGCACATATCGACCGCGCGCTCGACTTCCTCGCGGGCGTCTTCGGGCGGTTCGGGGTCGACGATCTCGACCTTGCCCCGCTTGGGCACCCGGAAGTAGTCGGGCGCCTCCAGTTCGCACATGGCGTGGCCCTGACACAAATCCAGATCGGCTTCGATTCTGAATCCGCCCATGGACGTACTCCTTACACGTTGCGCTTGCGGTAGCGGACCTTCGCCGGACGGGCAAGCTGCACAACCATCTTCGAGTGATCGTTGTGATAGCTGTCCGCCGGTTGCGCCATCTCGAAGTCGTACTCGCGAAGGAGTACCGAGAAGATCGCCTTGATCTGCATCTGGGCGAACGCGGCGCCCACGCAGCGGTGACGCCCCGCACCGAACGGAATCCAGGTCCACCTGTTGACGATGTCGGCCTGCTCGGGCTTGTTGTAGCGGTCGGGCCGAAACGCGTCGGGATCGGGGAAGTCCTCGGGAATCCGGTTGGAGATCGCCGGGGACGCCGCGACGTAGTCGCCGTCGTGAATGGGGAAGCCCTCGACCTCGAACTCGCCCTTGGCGACCCGCATCAGGATGATCAGCGGCGGGTGCAGCCGCAGGGTCTCCTTGACCACGTTGTCCAGCTTCGGAATCGAGCGCAGCGCATGAAAACTCACCTCCTGGCCGTCGGCGTAGAGATCCTCGAGCTCGGCCAGCACCTCGGCGTAGACCTCGGGATGGCGGATCAACTCGATCAACGTCCACGCCGAGGTCCCCGAACTCGTGTGGTGCCCGGCGAACATCAGCGAGATGAACATCCCGGTGACCTCGTCGGCGGAGAACCGCAGATTGCCGTCCTCGTCCTTGATCGACACCAGCACGTCGAGCATGTCGCGGTCGGCCTTGTCCTTCGGCGGGTTGGCCATCCGCTGGTCCATGATCTCCTGAACCACCGCAACGAGTTTGACGCGCGCCTCGTCACGCCGCCGGAAACTGTCGATCGGCAGGTACGGATCGACGTAGCACAACGGGTCGGTCCCCCGTTCCAGCTCGTGGTAGTACTCGGCGAACCGGTGGTCGAGCTGCTCGCGGAACTTCAGCCCGATCAAACACGCCGTCGAGGTGTAGATCGTCAGCTCGGCGAAGAAGTCGAGGAGCTCGATCTCACCCTCATCGCCCCAGTCGGCGATCATCTTCTTGACTTCGCCCTCGATGGTGGCCGCGTGGCCCTTCATCTGCTCGCCGCGCAGGGCCGAGTTGTGCAGCATCTCCTTGCGCCGCTCGGGGCTGGCGTCGAACACCACGCCCTTGCCGAAGATCGGCGTCATGAACGGGTAGGCCTCGGCCTGATCCAGGTCTTCGTCGGCGGAGCGGAAGAAGAATTCGTTGGCGCCCGCACCGGACAACAGGATGACGTGCTTTCCGGCCAGCTGGAACCAGCCCACGTCGCCGCACTCGTCACGGACTCGCTTCATCAAACCGATTGGGTCGGTGCGGAATTCCTCGAGGTGGCCGTGCTCCTCTTCACC
The sequence above is drawn from the Mycobacterium marseillense genome and encodes:
- the phoP gene encoding two-component system response regulator PhoP — protein: MTSPTPSDTKPEARVLVVDDEANIVELLSVSLKFQGFEVYTATNGAQALDRAREARPDAVILDVMMPGMDGFGVLRRLRADGIDAPALFLTARDSLQDKIAGLTLGGDDYVTKPFSLEEVVARLRVILRRAGKGGAEPRSARLTFADIELDEETHEVWKAGQPVSLSPTEFTLLRYFVINAGTVLSKPKILDHVWRYDFGGDVNVVESYVSYLRRKIDTGEKRLLHTLRGVGYVLREPR
- a CDS encoding ketosteroid isomerase family protein codes for the protein MIEAAQAQESQASPALAASQSSWRCVQAHDRAGWLALMSDDVVIEDPIGKSVTNPDGTGVRGKEAVGAFFDTNIAANQLSIICEETFPSSSPDEVAHILVLNSKFEGGLTSSVRGVFTYKVNGAGLITNMRGYWNLEMMQFGKEE
- a CDS encoding NDMA-dependent alcohol dehydrogenase, encoding MKTKGALIWEFNQPWSIEEIEIGDPQAHEVKIQMEAAGMCHSDHHLVTGGIPMAGFPVLGGHEGAGIVTEVGPGVEDIAPGDHVVLSFIPSCGQCPTCQAGMRNLCDLGAGLLGGAAVSDGTFRIQAKGQNVFPMTLLGTFSPYMVVHRSSVVKIDESVPFEVAALVGCGVTTGYGSSVRTADIRPGQDVAIVGVGGVGMAALQGAVNAGARYIFAIDPVEWKRDQALKFGATHVYPDIFAAMAGMAEVTYGLMAHKVVVTVGELQGADVDNYLNITQKGGTCVLTAIGSLLDTNVNINLAMLTLMQKNLQGTIFGGGNPQYDIPQLLSMYKAGKLNLDDMITRQYKLEQINDGYQDMLDGKNIRGVIRYTDADR
- a CDS encoding ferredoxin; the protein is MGGFRIEADLDLCQGHAMCELEAPDYFRVPKRGKVEIVDPEPPEDAREEVERAVDMCPTQALFIKEDPGD
- a CDS encoding cytochrome P450 encodes the protein MTTTAIVPRVSGGEEEHGHLEEFRTDPIGLMKRVRDECGDVGWFQLAGKHVILLSGAGANEFFFRSADEDLDQAEAYPFMTPIFGKGVVFDASPERRKEMLHNSALRGEQMKGHAATIEGEVKKMIADWGDEGEIELLDFFAELTIYTSTACLIGLKFREQLDHRFAEYYHELERGTDPLCYVDPYLPIDSFRRRDEARVKLVAVVQEIMDQRMANPPKDKADRDMLDVLVSIKDEDGNLRFSADEVTGMFISLMFAGHHTSSGTSAWTLIELIRHPEVYAEVLAELEDLYADGQEVSFHALRSIPKLDNVVKETLRLHPPLIILMRVAKGEFEVEGFPIHDGDYVAASPAISNRIPEDFPDPDAFRPDRYNKPEQADIVNRWTWIPFGAGRHRCVGAAFAQMQIKAIFSVLLREYDFEMAQPADSYHNDHSKMVVQLARPAKVRYRKRNV